In the Gymnodinialimonas sp. 202GB13-11 genome, one interval contains:
- a CDS encoding Na+/H+ antiporter subunit C, with protein MELLVALMVGVLVAASVHLMLARNVLRFIFGLVLISNAANLTIFVSGRLTPESPPLIPEGATTPVADAANALPQALVLTAIVIGFGLFAFALTLVYRTYQNLGTLNSDEMRLAEPVEGRPSTAKQVAEKQYIARDTQS; from the coding sequence ATGGAACTCCTCGTCGCCCTCATGGTCGGTGTCCTCGTCGCCGCCTCAGTCCACCTGATGCTGGCCCGCAATGTGCTGCGGTTCATCTTCGGCCTTGTGCTGATCTCGAACGCCGCCAACCTGACGATCTTCGTCTCCGGCCGCCTCACACCCGAAAGCCCGCCCCTGATCCCCGAAGGCGCCACCACCCCCGTGGCTGACGCCGCCAACGCCCTGCCGCAGGCCCTTGTGCTGACCGCCATCGTCATCGGATTCGGCCTCTTCGCCTTCGCCCTCACGCTGGTCTACCGAACCTACCAGAACCTGGGCACGCTCAACTCCGATGAGATGCGCCTGGCCGAACCGGTTGAAGGCAGGCCAAGCACCGCGAAACAGGTGGCCGAAAAGCAATACATCGCGCGGGATACCCAATCATGA
- a CDS encoding Na+/H+ antiporter subunit D, translating to MSWILATPIIIPFATAVLAFLFRHGPEGRWISVLGSAGLLIASVFLMIEVLDQGVVAAQMGQWAAPFGITLVADLLSAVMVVITGITGLAVAIYALADVDDRKESLGYHALYQVLLAGVCGAFLTGDLFNLYVWFEVMLISSFGLLILGGTRQQLDGGIKYVTLNLISTILFLSGVGLLYGMTGTLNMADLHGAVQEVENPGLLVVVAVMFMIAFGVKAAVFPLFFWLPASYHTPAISVSAIFAGLLTKVGVYALIRMFTLVFTTDVPYTHTILLWVAGFTMVTGVLGAAAMNDFRRILSFHIVSQIGYMILGLALFTPLAIVGAVFYLVHHIIVKANLFLVAGVARRIAGSTELSQIGGLYKTAPLLALLFLIPAFSLAGFPPLSGFWAKFVLIKAALEDGGYFIAFVALAVGLLTIYSMTKIWGNAFWKPHPAGLNPSLSSLAPKDRAALLTPIATLAILTCIIGLFPEPFIQFAERSADQLLNPEVYVQAVLGAAPEVSQ from the coding sequence ATGAGCTGGATCCTCGCCACCCCCATCATCATCCCCTTCGCTACGGCGGTGCTGGCCTTCCTTTTCCGCCACGGGCCGGAAGGGCGCTGGATTTCTGTCCTCGGCTCGGCGGGTCTGCTGATCGCCTCGGTCTTTCTGATGATCGAAGTCCTCGATCAGGGCGTTGTCGCCGCACAGATGGGCCAATGGGCCGCCCCCTTCGGCATCACGCTGGTCGCAGATCTGCTCAGCGCCGTGATGGTCGTCATCACCGGCATCACCGGGCTGGCCGTCGCGATCTACGCGCTAGCCGATGTCGATGACCGCAAGGAAAGTCTGGGCTACCACGCCCTCTACCAAGTGCTGCTCGCTGGCGTCTGCGGAGCGTTCCTGACCGGCGATCTCTTCAACCTCTACGTCTGGTTCGAGGTCATGCTGATCTCGTCCTTCGGCCTTTTGATCCTCGGTGGCACGCGCCAGCAGCTCGACGGCGGCATCAAGTATGTCACCCTCAACCTGATCTCCACGATCCTGTTCCTGTCGGGCGTGGGCCTCCTCTACGGCATGACCGGCACCCTCAACATGGCCGACCTCCATGGCGCGGTGCAGGAGGTTGAAAACCCAGGCCTGCTCGTCGTCGTGGCTGTCATGTTCATGATCGCGTTCGGCGTGAAGGCCGCCGTCTTCCCGCTCTTCTTCTGGCTGCCCGCCAGCTACCACACGCCCGCCATCTCGGTGTCGGCCATCTTCGCGGGCCTGCTCACCAAGGTCGGTGTCTACGCGCTGATCCGCATGTTCACGCTCGTCTTCACCACGGACGTGCCCTACACCCACACGATCCTTCTGTGGGTGGCGGGGTTCACCATGGTCACGGGCGTTCTGGGTGCTGCCGCGATGAACGATTTCCGCCGCATCCTGTCGTTCCACATCGTCAGCCAGATCGGCTACATGATCCTTGGTCTTGCGCTCTTCACACCTCTGGCCATCGTCGGTGCGGTCTTCTACCTCGTCCACCACATCATCGTGAAAGCGAACCTGTTCCTCGTGGCGGGCGTGGCGCGCCGCATCGCCGGCTCGACCGAGCTCAGCCAGATCGGCGGACTTTACAAAACCGCGCCTTTGTTGGCGCTTCTGTTCCTGATCCCGGCCTTCTCCCTTGCAGGTTTCCCGCCTTTGTCCGGGTTTTGGGCCAAGTTCGTTCTGATCAAGGCGGCGCTCGAAGATGGTGGGTATTTCATCGCTTTCGTGGCGCTGGCTGTGGGTCTTCTGACGATCTACTCGATGACGAAGATCTGGGGCAACGCCTTCTGGAAACCGCATCCCGCGGGCCTGAACCCCAGCCTGTCCAGCCTCGCTCCGAAAGATCGCGCGGCGCTCCTGACCCCCATCGCGACGCTGGCGATCCTGACCTGCATTATCGGCCTTTTCCCAGAGCCGTTCATCCAATTTGCTGAACGATCTGCCGATCAGCTCCTGAACCCCGAGGTCTATGTGCAGGCCGTCCTCGGTGCAGCGCCGGAGGTCTCCCAATGA
- a CDS encoding putative monovalent cation/H+ antiporter subunit A — MTTLPLRQPSEGRDDVAKGGAEVPRLAGGPAGWVSVLIPAALFAWFAQFLPAVAAGQTPLIGFDWVPSMGIRLEMLIDGLSLTFALLITGIGTLVTLYTTSYLGKHPEYPRFVLYLMTFMVGMLGLVLADNLIALFVFWEVTTISSYLLIGFTSDSAKSRRSALQALLVTGTGGLALLAGMILLGQAAGTYSLAEIRTMGDAIRNHEHYVPILILFLAGAFTKSAQFPFHFWLPNAMAAPTPVSAYLHSATMVKGGVYLMARMNPTLGGTEPWFWALVIAGGFTTVFASLLAIRQTDIKQVLAYTTLMALGALTLFIGAGSSDAIKAAMIFLVVHSLYKAALFLMIGIVDHETGTREVADLRGLARKMPVTFLAGALAAISMAGIPPFFGFIGKEFLYKAGLEAETAQLWITGTIFAASVLMFVAAGIAVARPFLGKLPERFKDVHEGPFPMWIGPFLLGALSLFMGIYSDIPEIWLVGPATDAVYGSDVSVDLYLFEEVNAAFILSMITFAVGFILYLMHARLRSALAAIIQANPLKFDPGWDRTLDGVKALAEFQTRYLQSGVLTRYVFIIFATFAAATGFTLWAQDALNFQLDIAAELDGLLFKHWAVLVFITAGAILTALTRSRMTAIAALGVVGIGVALLFIMFSAPDVAITQLLVETLVVVLVAVAMLKLPHLGVRTNEPNRPVHAMLAIAVGTVTTLVLVAVLQSDLDLRLTEYFNATSYYEAFGSNIVNVILVDFRALDTFGEIAVVVIAALSAYALLRGTRYGSIQEDDK, encoded by the coding sequence ATGACGACGCTGCCCCTGCGGCAGCCATCGGAAGGACGAGACGACGTGGCAAAAGGCGGCGCGGAGGTGCCACGGCTGGCGGGCGGTCCTGCGGGGTGGGTATCGGTATTGATCCCTGCCGCACTATTTGCGTGGTTCGCGCAATTCCTGCCAGCGGTTGCCGCAGGCCAAACGCCCCTCATCGGCTTCGATTGGGTTCCCTCGATGGGCATCCGGCTGGAAATGCTGATCGACGGCCTGTCGTTGACCTTCGCGCTCCTGATCACCGGCATCGGCACGTTGGTCACGCTCTACACCACTTCCTATCTCGGCAAGCACCCGGAATACCCGCGCTTTGTGCTTTACCTGATGACCTTCATGGTCGGCATGTTGGGCCTTGTCCTCGCCGATAACCTGATCGCGCTGTTCGTCTTCTGGGAAGTGACCACCATCTCCTCCTACCTGCTGATCGGCTTCACCTCCGACAGCGCTAAATCCCGCCGCTCGGCCCTTCAGGCGTTGCTTGTCACAGGCACCGGCGGCCTCGCGCTTCTGGCGGGCATGATCCTTCTGGGGCAGGCGGCAGGCACCTATTCGCTGGCTGAGATCCGCACGATGGGCGACGCGATCCGCAACCACGAACACTACGTGCCAATCCTGATCCTGTTCCTCGCAGGCGCCTTCACCAAATCGGCGCAATTCCCGTTCCATTTCTGGCTGCCCAACGCCATGGCAGCGCCCACGCCGGTCTCCGCCTATCTGCATTCCGCCACGATGGTGAAAGGCGGCGTCTACCTCATGGCGCGTATGAACCCGACGTTGGGAGGGACGGAGCCTTGGTTCTGGGCCCTTGTCATTGCGGGCGGCTTCACCACGGTCTTCGCGAGCCTGCTGGCCATCCGCCAAACCGACATCAAGCAGGTGCTGGCCTACACCACCCTCATGGCGCTCGGCGCGCTTACGCTTTTCATCGGCGCAGGCTCGTCGGACGCGATCAAGGCCGCGATGATCTTCCTTGTCGTACATTCGCTCTACAAAGCAGCACTCTTCCTGATGATCGGCATCGTCGACCACGAAACCGGCACCCGGGAGGTCGCCGACCTGCGCGGCCTCGCCCGCAAGATGCCCGTCACCTTCCTCGCCGGTGCGCTTGCCGCCATCTCCATGGCCGGCATCCCGCCCTTCTTCGGCTTCATCGGGAAAGAGTTCCTCTACAAGGCGGGGCTTGAGGCTGAAACAGCCCAACTCTGGATCACCGGCACCATCTTCGCCGCCTCCGTCCTGATGTTCGTCGCCGCAGGCATCGCCGTCGCGCGCCCCTTCCTCGGCAAGCTGCCCGAGCGGTTCAAGGACGTCCACGAAGGCCCCTTCCCGATGTGGATCGGCCCGTTCCTTTTGGGCGCACTGTCGCTGTTCATGGGTATCTATTCCGACATTCCCGAAATCTGGCTCGTCGGCCCCGCCACCGATGCGGTCTATGGCTCTGACGTGTCCGTTGACCTCTACCTGTTTGAAGAGGTCAACGCCGCCTTCATTCTCTCGATGATCACCTTCGCTGTCGGCTTCATCCTCTACCTCATGCACGCTCGCCTGCGCAGCGCGCTGGCTGCAATTATCCAGGCGAACCCCCTCAAGTTCGATCCCGGCTGGGACCGCACGCTGGACGGTGTGAAGGCGCTGGCCGAATTCCAGACCCGCTACCTGCAATCCGGCGTGCTGACCCGCTACGTTTTCATCATCTTCGCCACCTTTGCGGCCGCCACCGGCTTCACGCTTTGGGCGCAGGATGCGCTGAACTTCCAGCTTGATATCGCCGCCGAACTCGACGGTCTCCTCTTCAAGCACTGGGCCGTGCTGGTCTTCATCACTGCGGGCGCGATCCTGACGGCGCTGACCCGGTCGCGCATGACCGCCATCGCCGCGCTTGGCGTTGTCGGCATCGGTGTCGCGCTTTTGTTCATCATGTTCTCTGCCCCCGACGTCGCCATCACCCAGCTTCTGGTCGAAACCCTCGTTGTCGTCCTCGTCGCCGTCGCGATGCTGAAACTGCCCCACCTCGGCGTGCGCACGAATGAGCCCAACCGCCCCGTCCATGCGATGCTCGCCATTGCCGTGGGCACCGTCACCACGCTGGTCCTTGTCGCCGTCCTTCAATCCGACCTCGACCTGCGCCTGACCGAGTATTTCAACGCGACCTCCTACTACGAGGCCTTCGGATCCAACATCGTGAACGTCATCCTCGTCGACTTCCGCGCGCTCGATACCTTCGGTGAGATTGCCGTCGTCGTCATCGCCGCCCTTTCGGCCTACGCACTGCTGCGCGGCACGCGCTACGGCTCCATTCAGGAGGATGACAAATGA
- a CDS encoding Na+/H+ antiporter subunit B: protein MMNSIILNAATRLLVALLLLFSVYMLLRGHNLPGGGFIGGLIGSTGFILYAIAQGPTACRKALHFEPQNIAMIGLGTALAAGVYPVFFNDAFFTGQWWFIGDRDSGDYIPISSVLVFDIGVYLVVFGAILTLVLALEDEV, encoded by the coding sequence ATGATGAACTCGATCATCCTCAACGCGGCCACGCGCCTGCTTGTGGCACTGCTGCTGCTCTTCTCCGTCTACATGCTCCTGCGGGGTCACAACCTGCCCGGCGGCGGGTTTATCGGCGGGCTGATCGGCTCCACCGGTTTCATCCTCTACGCCATCGCCCAAGGTCCCACGGCTTGCCGCAAGGCCCTTCATTTTGAGCCTCAGAACATCGCCATGATCGGCCTCGGCACCGCACTGGCCGCGGGCGTCTACCCGGTCTTTTTCAACGACGCCTTCTTCACCGGCCAATGGTGGTTCATCGGGGATCGCGACAGCGGCGATTACATTCCGATCTCCTCGGTGCTTGTCTTCGACATCGGCGTCTACCTCGTCGTATTCGGCGCGATCCTCACGCTTGTCCTCGCGCTGGAGGACGAAGTCTGA
- a CDS encoding carbohydrate ABC transporter permease: MSDTPRAMRQPFSLRFGSAAFLAFWCLLAAFPIVWITLMSFKSPVDAFAANPFDVIFGPVTRDRGNGLSVLDIVLGLVVLFFAIKLAFSWLPRKVNEWSPNGHVWAGWIIGAMAYGVAFIFAFFLILPAILGVLNPILGPLGNPIIGLTTEHYQTIWVERGFYNNFINSLIVVGGTVTISLTIGTLAGYGLARSGSNIAFWILIVALIFRALPHSVLLAGYLPVFVNSAEILRPWLGDNAPTLYGQPLAVIAVLVSINQPFTIWMLRSFFQNIPNELDEAARVDGCTHFQAFRWVIMPVMWPGVITTGLFSFLLAYNDYLITALLLDGTNQTMVPAIAGFFNRETTTTDQVVAVAAAVSIIAPLFLLVMIFQRQIVSGLTAGAVKG, translated from the coding sequence ATGTCCGATACCCCCCGCGCCATGCGCCAGCCTTTCAGTCTGCGGTTCGGCTCCGCAGCCTTCCTCGCCTTCTGGTGCCTGTTGGCAGCCTTCCCGATCGTCTGGATCACCTTGATGAGCTTCAAGTCACCGGTGGATGCCTTCGCGGCCAATCCGTTTGACGTGATTTTCGGGCCCGTGACCCGCGACAGGGGCAATGGACTTTCGGTCCTCGACATCGTCCTCGGGCTGGTCGTCCTGTTCTTCGCAATCAAGCTCGCGTTCAGTTGGTTGCCCCGCAAGGTGAATGAGTGGAGCCCAAATGGCCATGTCTGGGCCGGTTGGATCATCGGGGCTATGGCCTACGGCGTGGCCTTCATCTTCGCCTTCTTCCTGATCCTGCCCGCCATTCTGGGCGTACTGAACCCGATCCTTGGCCCGCTCGGTAATCCTATCATTGGCCTCACGACCGAGCATTACCAGACCATCTGGGTTGAACGCGGCTTCTACAACAACTTCATCAACTCGCTCATCGTTGTCGGCGGCACGGTGACGATTTCGCTGACCATCGGCACGCTGGCAGGCTACGGCCTTGCGCGCTCCGGCTCCAACATCGCCTTCTGGATCCTGATCGTCGCACTGATCTTCCGGGCCCTGCCGCATTCGGTCCTGCTGGCGGGTTATCTGCCGGTTTTCGTGAATTCGGCTGAGATCCTGCGCCCATGGCTGGGGGACAACGCGCCAACGCTCTACGGACAGCCTTTGGCAGTGATCGCCGTGCTGGTGTCGATCAACCAGCCCTTCACCATCTGGATGCTGCGCAGCTTCTTCCAGAACATCCCCAACGAGTTGGACGAGGCCGCCCGCGTCGATGGATGCACCCATTTCCAGGCGTTCCGCTGGGTCATCATGCCGGTCATGTGGCCGGGTGTGATCACCACGGGCCTGTTCAGCTTCCTGCTTGCCTATAACGATTACCTGATCACCGCGCTGCTGCTCGACGGCACGAACCAGACAATGGTTCCGGCGATTGCCGGTTTCTTCAACCGCGAGACGACGACCACTGACCAGGTTGTGGCTGTGGCGGCGGCGGTGTCGATCATCGCGCCGCTGTTCCTGCTGGTGATGATTTTCCAACGGCAGATCGTCAGCGGCCTGACGGCAGGGGCGGTCAAGGGCTGA
- a CDS encoding Ldh family oxidoreductase codes for MAELYDLSDLEMLAKDCLTRAGVSEGDAQTVARDVALAEVSGDRDSGFEALLRDIRLLRYGRVHLDAVAEVTMPAGAVLAVDARHGFAASALSTALPNLIDMALREGLALLHLTNSSDPGAMAGAMTGLASAGLVGISLRPSGAAFAVRPGAQAVTPFEPRTDTMLSSLLSMAPAPTDSPLDGPVAHSGWIAALNPDVTAGHDLLNSLPTVKASPTRAGVALAPDLLAQIVNA; via the coding sequence ATGGCTGAGTTATACGACCTGTCCGACCTTGAGATGCTGGCAAAGGATTGTCTGACGCGGGCGGGTGTTTCCGAAGGTGATGCACAGACCGTCGCACGGGACGTTGCCTTGGCCGAGGTATCCGGCGATCGGGACAGCGGGTTCGAAGCACTGCTGCGAGACATCAGGTTGCTGCGGTACGGCCGAGTGCATCTGGATGCTGTTGCTGAGGTGACGATGCCGGCCGGGGCGGTCTTGGCCGTGGACGCCCGGCACGGATTTGCCGCGTCTGCGCTGTCGACAGCCCTACCAAATCTGATTGATATGGCGTTGCGCGAGGGGCTGGCCCTGCTGCATCTTACGAATTCCAGTGATCCTGGTGCCATGGCGGGCGCTATGACTGGTTTAGCCTCAGCCGGGTTGGTCGGGATTTCGTTGCGCCCGAGCGGGGCTGCTTTTGCGGTGCGGCCCGGCGCACAGGCGGTCACCCCGTTTGAACCGCGCACGGACACGATGTTGTCTTCGCTTTTGTCGATGGCCCCGGCCCCGACGGACTCCCCTCTTGATGGTCCGGTTGCGCATTCTGGATGGATTGCAGCGCTGAACCCGGATGTGACAGCGGGCCATGATTTGCTGAACAGCCTTCCGACCGTAAAGGCCTCGCCCACACGGGCGGGCGTAGCGCTGGCGCCTGACCTCCTGGCGCAGATCGTGAACGCGTAA
- a CDS encoding LysR family transcriptional regulator — MASPLLKGLTLRGLEVFEALARTGSVAATASELGMSAPAVSQQMKNLSAALGADLVDASRRPMVLTPAGRLFLGQVKAALKALRAGQRDLTALDLSELSTLSLGVIEDFENEVTPLLATKLADAMSQCAFTLQTGPSHVLQARVATRELDIVIAAAGPAKPADTIALPLLDDPYILAVPKGRSASGGLSALEDLPLLRRDMEQIMGQQIEGWLSRTGAAPVKRFEMDSNQSISALVAAGQGWTITTPLSLLRAGRFAGGIDAHPLPGTAMARQIVLYATSDWSGGIPEQIADLARELIGQHFWEPGLEQMPWLGESFRILA; from the coding sequence ATGGCCTCACCGCTCCTCAAAGGACTGACGCTTCGCGGACTGGAAGTGTTCGAAGCGCTGGCGCGCACCGGGTCAGTCGCGGCGACAGCGTCCGAGCTGGGTATGAGTGCGCCTGCGGTCAGCCAACAAATGAAGAACCTGAGTGCCGCCTTGGGGGCGGACCTGGTAGATGCCTCGCGCAGGCCGATGGTCCTGACACCGGCGGGGCGTTTGTTCCTAGGGCAGGTCAAGGCGGCCCTGAAGGCGTTACGCGCAGGGCAGCGGGATCTGACGGCGCTGGACTTGAGCGAATTGTCCACGCTGTCACTTGGGGTCATCGAGGATTTCGAAAACGAAGTGACGCCTCTGCTGGCCACGAAACTGGCGGACGCGATGAGCCAGTGCGCGTTCACACTGCAAACCGGGCCAAGCCACGTGTTGCAGGCGCGCGTGGCGACGCGCGAGCTGGATATCGTGATTGCCGCGGCAGGGCCCGCCAAGCCTGCGGATACGATTGCGCTGCCGTTGCTGGACGATCCCTACATCCTTGCCGTGCCGAAGGGCCGGAGCGCCAGCGGCGGATTGTCCGCACTGGAAGACCTGCCCCTTTTACGCCGCGATATGGAGCAGATCATGGGTCAGCAGATCGAAGGCTGGCTGTCACGGACGGGCGCGGCGCCGGTGAAGCGGTTCGAGATGGATTCCAACCAGTCCATCAGCGCCTTGGTGGCAGCTGGGCAAGGCTGGACGATTACCACGCCCCTGTCGCTATTGCGGGCCGGGCGTTTTGCGGGCGGGATCGATGCCCATCCCTTACCCGGCACCGCCATGGCGCGACAAATCGTGCTGTACGCGACCTCCGATTGGTCTGGCGGGATCCCGGAGCAGATTGCGGATCTGGCGCGGGAGCTGATTGGCCAGCATTTCTGGGAGCCGGGGCTGGAACAGATGCCGTGGCTGGGCGAGAGCTTTCGGATACTGGCGTAA
- a CDS encoding carbohydrate ABC transporter permease yields MKFKTFIWFVGPSLFLMLLFIALPLYAVLMGSFQVTQPVMQTVEVESCSAGFLTQSCTTEIRTIPVLDEETGEMLTTTEWVGWLSYERVLEPQRAWDAITSLNYGALMQIDFWAALRFTLMFTFITLPLVIGVGLAIALAVNNAAKSIRGPIIFISLLPFIITPVIGSLSIYWLFVGDGILTRGIENLLDRDIAMFAQAWTIELLMLFYRVWHVAPFAFVIFYAGLQTVNQDTLESAIIDGATRWDRLKYVIIPHLMPLIIFIALIHLMDSYRVFDEIVGFRAEAHVISLQYLTFDFLQPDDAGNRAFSRASASSMLTMVGIVILLIPLLRRTWRDHKGSSH; encoded by the coding sequence ATGAAATTCAAGACCTTCATCTGGTTTGTCGGGCCATCTTTGTTCCTGATGCTCCTGTTCATCGCTTTACCGTTGTACGCGGTGCTGATGGGCTCTTTCCAGGTCACCCAACCCGTCATGCAAACGGTCGAGGTTGAAAGCTGCTCCGCTGGATTCCTCACGCAAAGCTGCACCACAGAAATTCGCACGATCCCTGTTCTCGACGAAGAAACAGGGGAAATGCTGACCACCACCGAATGGGTCGGCTGGCTATCCTACGAACGTGTGCTGGAACCCCAGCGCGCTTGGGATGCCATCACCTCGCTCAACTACGGCGCGCTGATGCAGATCGACTTCTGGGCCGCGCTACGCTTCACGCTGATGTTCACCTTCATCACGCTGCCGCTTGTGATCGGCGTGGGCCTCGCCATCGCGCTGGCCGTCAATAACGCCGCGAAAAGCATCCGCGGCCCGATCATCTTTATCTCGCTGCTGCCCTTCATCATCACACCGGTCATCGGCTCCCTTTCGATCTATTGGCTCTTCGTCGGTGACGGCATCTTGACCCGAGGGATCGAGAACCTGCTCGACCGCGACATCGCCATGTTCGCGCAGGCCTGGACGATCGAGCTCTTGATGCTGTTCTACCGCGTCTGGCACGTCGCACCCTTCGCCTTCGTGATCTTCTACGCGGGCCTTCAAACCGTGAACCAGGACACGCTGGAATCGGCCATCATCGACGGGGCCACCCGCTGGGATCGGCTCAAGTACGTGATCATCCCGCACCTGATGCCGTTGATCATCTTCATCGCCCTGATCCACCTGATGGACAGCTACCGCGTGTTCGACGAAATCGTCGGCTTCCGGGCCGAGGCGCACGTGATTTCGCTCCAGTACCTGACCTTCGATTTCCTCCAACCCGACGATGCCGGCAACCGTGCGTTCAGCCGTGCCTCTGCTTCGTCCATGCTGACGATGGTGGGGATCGTGATCCTGCTGATACCGCTGCTCCGCCGCACTTGGCGCGACCATAAAGGGAGCTCGCACTAA
- a CDS encoding ABC transporter substrate-binding protein, producing the protein MFFKRLALAGAVSVAATAAYADGHATCDFENTTEITMLSAAFEAWVAVTDGMAACGNFSPELDQEFRTKQPEGFAADPSLYQLGGVSNGTITPLLNQGTIRPLDDLIAAHGDQLTPNQLIQIDGQTMAVAMMVNVQHLMFREDILSDLGIETPTTWEEVLTAAETIQEAGVVDYPLGATMKAGWNIAQEFVNMFGGFGGTMVNDDNTPGVNSEEGLAALDMMMRLTEYMDPEYLVSDSTYVQQQFQQGSIAMANLWASRAGAMNDEAESQVVGLVATAAAPLAMEGGAPATTLWWDGIVVAANISDEEAEMAFRTAMAGIDSETVAAAPDAAIWLIEGYEPNDMSAGAIASATANPAPPAYPSTTQMGLMHTALGNELPAFFTGDVTAEEALAAVEAAYTVAAQEAGLLE; encoded by the coding sequence ATGTTCTTCAAACGCCTTGCCCTTGCGGGTGCGGTCAGCGTTGCAGCCACCGCCGCTTATGCGGACGGCCACGCAACCTGCGACTTCGAAAACACCACTGAAATCACCATGCTCTCGGCCGCGTTCGAAGCCTGGGTCGCCGTCACCGACGGCATGGCAGCTTGCGGCAACTTCTCGCCTGAGCTCGATCAGGAATTCCGCACCAAGCAGCCCGAAGGCTTCGCGGCCGATCCCTCGCTCTACCAGCTTGGCGGTGTGTCCAACGGCACCATCACGCCTTTGCTGAACCAGGGCACCATCCGCCCGCTGGATGATCTGATCGCTGCCCATGGCGACCAACTGACGCCAAACCAGCTGATCCAGATCGACGGTCAGACCATGGCCGTGGCCATGATGGTCAACGTCCAGCACTTGATGTTCCGCGAAGACATCCTCTCAGACCTCGGCATCGAGACACCGACGACGTGGGAGGAGGTTCTGACCGCCGCTGAAACCATCCAGGAAGCAGGCGTTGTCGACTATCCGCTCGGCGCCACCATGAAGGCCGGTTGGAACATCGCACAGGAATTCGTGAACATGTTTGGCGGCTTCGGCGGCACCATGGTCAACGATGACAACACGCCTGGCGTGAATTCCGAGGAAGGTCTGGCCGCCCTCGACATGATGATGCGCCTGACCGAGTACATGGACCCCGAATACCTCGTGTCCGACTCGACCTACGTGCAGCAGCAGTTCCAGCAGGGCTCCATCGCCATGGCGAACCTCTGGGCCTCGCGCGCCGGTGCGATGAACGATGAAGCCGAAAGCCAGGTCGTGGGCCTCGTGGCAACCGCCGCGGCCCCGCTCGCCATGGAAGGCGGCGCACCGGCAACCACACTGTGGTGGGACGGCATTGTGGTCGCTGCCAACATCTCGGATGAAGAAGCCGAAATGGCGTTCCGCACAGCAATGGCCGGGATCGACAGCGAAACCGTCGCCGCCGCCCCCGATGCCGCCATCTGGCTGATCGAAGGGTATGAGCCCAACGATATGTCCGCAGGTGCCATCGCTTCGGCCACCGCCAACCCGGCGCCTCCGGCTTACCCGTCGACCACGCAGATGGGCTTGATGCACACGGCTCTGGGCAACGAACTGCCTGCCTTCTTCACCGGCGACGTCACTGCCGAAGAAGCGCTGGCCGCCGTTGAGGCCGCCTACACGGTCGCCGCGCAGGAAGCGGGCCTGCTGGAGTAA
- a CDS encoding hydrogen peroxide-inducible genes activator has translation MQKQNLPFTLRQLRYLTALEDTRHFREAAEACGISQPSLSVQIKALEDALELTLVERGRGPVRLTQAGREITARARDILDAGQGIVDLSATLQSGMGGTLRLGTSATLGPYLMPHVVGDLHRTHPDLRLYIREGPPQSLLRELNDGVHDLILTQLPVHGARLTSARLFREPLGVAMPIDHQLESASNIEGPELADQTILSLSPAYALHDQISALCQETGAQMSRDYEGTSLDALRQMVAMDMGLTFLPALYVRSEIEGRAQDVVVRPFRGRKFSRSIGLVWRSSSGATAAFERLAKAIRDTAGRFPELVLEG, from the coding sequence GTGCAGAAACAAAACCTCCCCTTCACCCTTCGCCAGCTGCGATACCTCACGGCGCTGGAAGATACGCGCCACTTCCGCGAGGCAGCGGAGGCGTGTGGCATTTCACAGCCCTCCCTTTCGGTGCAGATCAAGGCGCTGGAAGACGCGCTGGAATTGACGCTGGTCGAACGCGGGCGCGGGCCGGTGCGCCTGACGCAGGCTGGCCGCGAAATCACCGCCCGTGCGCGCGACATACTCGATGCCGGCCAGGGCATTGTGGATCTGTCGGCCACCCTGCAATCGGGGATGGGTGGAACGCTGCGTCTAGGTACGTCAGCCACGCTGGGGCCTTACTTGATGCCCCATGTGGTGGGCGATCTGCACCGCACGCATCCGGACTTGCGCCTTTATATCCGCGAAGGTCCGCCGCAATCGCTGCTTCGGGAATTGAACGACGGTGTGCACGACCTGATCCTGACGCAACTGCCTGTTCACGGGGCGCGGCTGACCTCGGCCCGGCTGTTTCGGGAACCGTTGGGCGTGGCCATGCCAATCGACCATCAGCTTGAATCTGCGTCGAACATCGAAGGGCCTGAATTGGCCGATCAGACGATCCTGTCGCTGTCGCCGGCCTATGCGCTGCACGATCAGATCTCGGCCCTGTGTCAGGAGACCGGCGCGCAGATGAGCCGCGATTACGAGGGAACCTCGCTCGACGCGCTCAGGCAGATGGTGGCAATGGATATGGGGCTGACTTTTCTGCCAGCACTTTACGTCCGGTCCGAGATTGAGGGGCGGGCGCAGGATGTCGTCGTCCGCCCATTCCGAGGGCGTAAGTTCTCACGGTCAATCGGGTTGGTCTGGCGCTCCAGCTCGGGCGCCACGGCGGCGTTTGAGCGGCTGGCGAAGGCCATACGCGATACGGCCGGCCGCTTCCCGGAGCTGGTTCTTGAGGGTTAG